One part of the Herbiconiux aconitum genome encodes these proteins:
- the ispG gene encoding flavodoxin-dependent (E)-4-hydroxy-3-methylbut-2-enyl-diphosphate synthase, translated as MAAINLGMPKAPETLAPRRKSRQIKVGKVLVGGDAQVSVQSMTTTPTPNINATLQQIAELTASGCDIVRVAVPSRDDAEALPIIAKKSQIPVIADIHFQPNYVFAAIDAGCAGVRVNPGNIRKFDDKVGEIAAAAKAAGVSIRIGVNAGSLDPRLLEKYGKATPEALVESAVWEASLFEEHDFHDFKISVKHNDPIVMVKAYRLLAERGDWPLHLGVTEAGPSFQGTIKSATAFGILLSEGIGDTIRVSLSAPPAEEVKVGLQILQSLNLRERKLEIVSCPSCGRAQVDVYTLANDVTDGLEGMTVPLRVAVMGCVVNGPGEAREADLGVASGNGKGQIFVKGEVIKTVPESEIVATLIEEANRLAAEMPAGAVGSPEVVTA; from the coding sequence GTGGCTGCAATCAACTTAGGGATGCCCAAGGCTCCCGAAACCCTGGCGCCGCGGCGCAAGTCCCGCCAGATCAAGGTCGGCAAGGTTCTCGTGGGTGGCGATGCGCAGGTGAGCGTGCAGTCGATGACCACGACACCCACGCCGAACATCAACGCGACGCTGCAGCAGATCGCCGAATTGACGGCATCCGGATGCGACATCGTGCGGGTGGCGGTGCCGTCGCGTGACGACGCCGAAGCGCTGCCGATCATCGCGAAGAAGAGCCAGATCCCCGTGATCGCCGACATCCACTTCCAGCCGAACTATGTGTTCGCCGCGATCGACGCGGGGTGCGCGGGTGTTCGGGTGAACCCCGGCAACATCCGCAAGTTCGACGACAAGGTGGGTGAGATCGCCGCCGCCGCGAAGGCCGCGGGCGTCTCCATCCGCATCGGTGTGAACGCCGGGTCGCTCGACCCGCGCCTGCTCGAGAAGTATGGCAAGGCCACTCCCGAGGCGCTCGTGGAGAGCGCCGTCTGGGAGGCGTCGCTGTTCGAGGAGCATGACTTCCACGACTTCAAGATCTCGGTGAAGCACAACGACCCGATCGTCATGGTGAAGGCCTACCGTCTGCTCGCCGAGCGCGGCGACTGGCCGCTGCACCTCGGTGTCACCGAGGCCGGGCCGTCGTTCCAGGGCACCATCAAGAGCGCGACCGCGTTCGGCATCCTGCTCTCCGAAGGCATCGGCGACACCATCCGCGTCTCGCTCTCGGCCCCGCCGGCCGAAGAGGTGAAGGTGGGGCTGCAGATCCTGCAGTCGCTGAACCTGCGTGAGCGCAAGCTCGAGATCGTGTCGTGCCCGTCGTGCGGGCGCGCCCAGGTCGACGTCTACACGCTCGCGAACGACGTGACCGACGGGCTCGAGGGCATGACCGTTCCGCTCCGCGTCGCGGTGATGGGATGCGTCGTGAACGGCCCGGGCGAGGCCCGCGAGGCCGACCTCGGGGTCGCCTCGGGCAACGGCAAGGGCCAGATCTTCGTGAAGGGCGAGGTCATCAAGACCGTTCCCGAGTCGGAGATCGTGGCGACGCTGATCGAGGAGGCGAACCGCCTCGCCGCCGAGATGCCGGCCGGCGCCGTCGGGTCGCCCGAAGTCGTCACCGCCTGA
- a CDS encoding M50 family metallopeptidase — METVLQFILGVLIIAVGIAVSIGLHEVGHLVPAKLFGIKVTQYMIGFGPTVFSRKRGETEYGVKAVPLGGYISMVGMFPPRRAGEKPVANSTGFFQSMVQDARQVSQLSIGLEEDRAFYRKPVWQRIIVMLGGPFMNLVLAVVFFSIVLVGFGTAQTSTTVGSVSACVLPATSDQTECATGDQQSPGAAAGLKPGDKLVSLDGTPITSWAQSTDIIRESAGETLALVVLRDGVETTLSVTPLLTQRYVLDDKGEVALNADGTKKTEDVGFVGIGAASELVPQPITAVFPLIGENIGSTVGIVANLPQRLYDVAQAAFGSGERDVNGPISVVGVGRVAGEIASIDTIPLASKAASLLGLLGSLNIALFVINLVPLTPLDGGHVAAALWEAIRRGFAKLFKRKDPGPVDAAKLMPLTFVVVIFFGGMTALLVYADIVKPINIFG; from the coding sequence GTGGAAACGGTCCTGCAGTTCATTCTCGGCGTGCTCATCATCGCCGTCGGCATCGCCGTCTCCATCGGTCTGCACGAGGTGGGGCACCTCGTTCCGGCCAAACTCTTCGGCATCAAGGTGACGCAGTACATGATCGGCTTCGGGCCGACCGTCTTCTCCCGCAAGCGCGGGGAGACCGAGTACGGCGTGAAGGCCGTGCCACTCGGCGGCTACATCTCGATGGTCGGCATGTTCCCGCCGCGCCGAGCCGGCGAGAAGCCCGTGGCCAACAGCACGGGGTTCTTCCAATCGATGGTGCAGGATGCGCGCCAGGTCAGCCAGCTCTCCATCGGTCTCGAAGAAGACCGCGCCTTCTACCGCAAGCCCGTCTGGCAACGCATCATCGTGATGCTCGGCGGCCCGTTCATGAACCTCGTGCTCGCCGTGGTGTTCTTCTCGATCGTGCTGGTGGGTTTCGGCACGGCGCAGACCTCGACCACCGTGGGCAGCGTCTCAGCCTGCGTGCTCCCGGCCACCAGCGACCAGACGGAGTGCGCGACGGGCGACCAGCAGTCGCCGGGCGCGGCGGCGGGCCTGAAACCCGGTGACAAGCTGGTGAGTCTGGATGGCACGCCGATCACGAGTTGGGCGCAGTCGACCGACATCATCCGGGAGTCGGCCGGGGAGACCCTGGCACTCGTCGTGCTGCGCGACGGCGTCGAGACCACACTGAGCGTCACACCGCTGCTCACCCAACGCTACGTGCTCGACGACAAGGGCGAGGTGGCCCTGAACGCCGACGGCACGAAGAAGACCGAAGACGTCGGTTTCGTGGGTATCGGAGCGGCCTCCGAGCTCGTTCCGCAACCGATCACCGCGGTGTTCCCGCTCATCGGTGAGAACATCGGCAGCACGGTCGGCATCGTGGCGAACCTCCCGCAGCGCCTCTATGACGTCGCCCAGGCGGCGTTCGGTTCGGGGGAGCGCGACGTGAACGGCCCGATCAGCGTCGTCGGCGTCGGCCGGGTGGCGGGCGAGATCGCGTCCATCGACACCATCCCGCTCGCCTCCAAGGCGGCGAGCCTGCTGGGCCTGCTGGGTTCGCTCAACATCGCGTTGTTCGTCATCAACCTCGTGCCGCTCACGCCGCTCGACGGCGGGCACGTGGCCGCGGCCCTCTGGGAGGCCATCCGGCGCGGCTTCGCGAAGCTGTTCAAGCGCAAAGACCCGGGCCCCGTGGATGCGGCGAAGCTGATGCCGCTCACCTTCGTGGTGGTCATCTTCTTCGGCGGCATGACCGCGCTGCTGGTCTACGCCGACATCGTGAAGCCGATCAACATCTTCGGCTGA